Proteins co-encoded in one Arachis hypogaea cultivar Tifrunner chromosome 13, arahy.Tifrunner.gnm2.J5K5, whole genome shotgun sequence genomic window:
- the LOC112738366 gene encoding FCS-Like Zinc finger 13: MIGKLSELLVAGGRASAVLDTIGSPRSPLDMNLKMQSSSPKGLKSYDLGGVGLAIVMALDKSNYNKEGSEILPKHAVSVCTTPNNMNRYRSRPIPVHNEKQHQDHHETDVPNSEDYTYVTYHIPNNKTITKVYYDGGEEGANLRHGYRINDNNNNYFGVGRTTTTTTTTPPTQNLVVEGEASFPTSDFLSSCHLCRKKLHGKDIYMYRGEKGFCSPECRSRQIMIDERKELCRSEASRSVELSSSPYTRDQMFSTGIIAL; this comes from the exons ATGATCGGAAAGTTGTCGGAGTTGTTAGTCGCCGGAGGCCGCGCCTCTGCAGTTTTGGACACCATAGGGAGTCCAAGAAGCCCTTTGGACATGAACTTGAAGATGCAATCATCATCACCAAAGGGCTTAAAGAGCTATGACCTTGGTGGTGTTGGCCTAGCAATTGTGATGGCACTTGACAAATCCAATTATAACAAAGAAGGTAGTGAGATTTTGCCAAAACATGCCGTTTCTGTTTGTACTACACCAAACAACATGAACCGGTACCGGTCTAGGCCAATCCCGGTTCATAACGAAAAACAACACCAAGATCATCATGAGACTGATGTTCCAAACTCCGAAGATTACACATATGTGACGTATCATATACCTAATAACAAGACCATCACTAAGGTTTACTATGATGGCGGTGAAGAAGGTGCGAATCTAAGACATGGTTACAGGATTaacgacaacaacaacaactacttTGGCGTTggtagaacaacaacaacaaccaccaccaccccacCAACACAAAATTTGGTTGTTGAAGGTGAAGCGTCGTTTCCCACATCGGATTTTCTCAGTTCATGTCACCTTTGCAGAAAGAAACTCCATGGCAAAGACATATACATGTACAG AGGAGAGAAAGGATTTTGTAGCCCAGAGTGCCGTTCAAGGCAGATAATGATTGATGAGAGGAAAGAGCTTTGTAGATCAGAAGCTTCAAGATCTGTGGAACTCTCAAGTTCACCATACACAAGGGACCAAATGTTTTCAACTGGGATTATTGCCCTTTAA